DNA from Pomacea canaliculata isolate SZHN2017 linkage group LG9, ASM307304v1, whole genome shotgun sequence:
TGCAATGTTTTTGCTGTAAGACACACAATAGTAAGCCATTTTGGCTGTAACACACAAAGTAATACACATTTTGCTGTATATAGCACAAAGGAGGAATGCCATTTAATGTTCATAATACACCCCACACAACCCCCAAAAACCCTCCAACATCCAACTTCATATCCCCAAAAACGCTATGCCACCCACATAAACAAATCCCTGCCAAAGAGCCCTAACCAACCCACACTACTGATTAAACTACTAAATTTTTCAAAGATAATTACTGAGAACAAGAGTTCGAAACACACCAGCTTTCAAAGTTCGTACCCCACTAGACTAACATAGGTGAACCTTACAAAGCTTTGTAATCTAATGTCTTGTAAGAAACCATGCCTCGGCCTGTGGTGGATGGGCCCTCATTGATTTTACCTTATCTGTCCAATCTAGTTAAGCCGTTGAGCTATTGTTGCTGGAATCACTTTAAATGGCcacccttcacagtatttaaaaagttGTGAAATAGTCCCCCAGAACAAGTTCATAGCTGTCATAAAGAGGAAAGCtggaggttggcttagaagggaagtgtggCAGGTCGCCTGACGTCACGCTCGAAGGTTTCCGAAGTTCGAAAGGCCTCCCAATCGTTCATCgttcaggaaaaaaatagatCAGCACCCCGCCCCGGACAAACAGCAAAGTGCAGTTTCTTTCCCTCAACACCTTTTTTCTAAGGAGGCGACATTTGAAGCAAGtgccaacaaacaaaccctaGCCTTGGGCGTGCATCCCCAACACGGTGACTCTATAGTTGTATCTGTCGTCGTTGTCCTGCCACAAGGGAGGATGGCTGTTGAGAGAAACCCTGCCAGGTACAATGCATCGCCTACAAAAGCAAACTGTTGGCGGTCCCTACGAGACACTGCACCACAACACTAAATCACCCCTTAAGTCAATACATATGGTATTAATGACTGCAAAAGAGGATACATTGTCCAGCCATGAGGCTTGCAAAGTGCCTTTCAGCTCCAAAGGTCTTCCCCATAGCCAGACATGAGTCTCCATCCTGGCACAAGGCCAGTCCCCTTCACATAAACATCCTCCATCGTCCAATCTAACAAAAACATGCAGGTTGCTTCAGAGCAGGCAGGGTCCCATTATGCCAAACAACTTAAATTTGATCTTCAGCTCTTGGACTAAGTTCAATGACGGGATGGCTGAGAGATTGTGTACACCCCAACACCAGAGGGAGCAGTGGTCTGGCGGTGAACATCAAGCGTCCACTTTTTTTGCAACCCTGGCCCAGACGAAAAATGACACACACTACCCAAGGATCTCCCACCCTCCCCGCCAGCAAGAAGCAAAAGACCGTCACTCCTCAGGAACCGACAGCATCCATCCCCTCCTGGTCCCCTCGTCGTAACCAATCTCTCTGCGACACCACACTCAACGCGACTACAATCCTTAACTGCGGCAATCCAGCAATCCTACTGTTGCAATCCAATATTGCAGTTAACACGTGAAGGCACTTTCCTGTTGCTAATTTCATTAAGAGATGAAAATGTTCCTACAAAGTGACTACCTAGGGTACTACATCTCCGAGTGCTTGTAGCGTGAAAAGGGTTGGACTTTGCAACTTCGCCTTTAATCGGGTATTTTGAAGGATGCTGTCAGGCTGCGCATTAGAACCTGCAGGGCGTACAATAAAGCTGAGGCATTTTGTTTACACAGTAAACACACCAGTTCCCATCGTTCTcacccctcaccaccaccacaactgtTGTTGGGGGCAGAGCATTAAGGGATAAGAATGAGTCGACAACTAAGTTACCATACTCGACACAGttggcgctggcatggcaagGGTTCAAACTGGGACTTGGTGCATGGGTGGGAGAGCAAGTTCAAGATCCGCTTAAGCGACGCATCGATGCCCCATTTCTGCCATATGCCGAGAACACGGAGTCTCTCTAGTGAAAATTTCTTCATTCACTCTCTCCCTTTATCTTTCTAGtcttgcatttatatattttccgGTCctacttttcttccttttaagtAAAAATTGTAGGATTTGTTTGGGGGTGGAGGATAGAATGAGATTCGCGTTTCGGAGGAGGAATGATGTAGCAAGTTTAATTGCCAGCTTTTATTCAGAGTCCGCATTACGTACTGTGGATTATTCTAGTACATCACCTTAGTTAATGATGTCAGAGCAGTTCTCCCTTTTAACGTGCAAGCTGAAAAAACAAGTGTTCCTTCTCTGGTATGTGAGCAATTCGTCGCATCATACCTCTCTCGTCTCTTCCTCTCTTAcctcacatcacacacacatatatcgtGCACCAGAGGTGTCGCAATTTGGTCACCCCTCGTCAGATTACTATGAAACGGGTTAGCTACGGATAATTTACTCTAAAAGGATTTTAGAGCCGCTTGCTGTTAACCTGTCGTGTGACACCACCGAGATCGTTGCCAAACCAAGGTGCATAAAAAAGCTCGAGTTATTGAAAACGCTTGTCATTACTTTcccagtgtttgtttttgtgaaagaaTAATTCTATTCAGGCGTGCTTTCAGGTTGTGAAGGGGTAAATCATGTGTCACATATACTTGAATCATGTGGTCCACATATACCTGAAAAGATGTCTTAGCTTCTCGACCTCCAACACACAAACTAAGTCTTGGAAGTCCGTATGCAAGCCATCAAAGTCTATCCGTAGCCACAACgaactttctcttcttttgacCTTGTGTGGCTTTTATTGCCAGATATATTTTCAACAGGCCATTGAAACTGAAATCGCAAAGTTCAGTCCGGTTTAGGTCAaataaaaatcaggaaaaatatCAAATCTTCAGGTATTACAACAGCAATTACTCCAAGAGGCATCTATCTACTCCCAATTCAAGCAACCTTTCacttttaatgaataatttctgggccaaatgtttgctttttctttgcattttatgcCACTGATTTTTGCATGGCACATTGAAACGATCTTCAGAAGCACAACAGCCCTTTtgtacctttctctctcttcttcaaaTGGTCTTCGGCTGCCATTAAACCACAATAACAGCGTTACAATGACAGAGTCGACGACAGGCTCAACAACTTGTGCTAGGTTggttttatatatctatataaatacACTGGTGATAGTCAAGGACTGTATCAACCTCAGTCGGCAGTACAACATAACTACACGTGAGCATGACTTATTGGTTGATTAAAGGTTCTGTCCTCGAGGAAGTTCATCTCCAAAATATTCGCTGCTGGTCACACGGTGTCAAGGCCTGCAGACTGTCGCCATTCACAGTCGTCCATTAAAATCTTCCTTCTGGACCTCCTTAACTTAAATCTGCAATAATATCGTAATTGAAGTGAACAGCAGAGGCGTTCGAACCGGGAGGTGCGCCAGTTCGATACCCTTTGTGGCGCCGCAGAGTTTCACCTATTTGAGCAGAAGCTGTTGTCGAGAATGGTAACTGACTCTGTGAAGGTAAGGACAGTAAGACAGTGAGGGAGATAAGATGAGCACCGCCCTCGCAAAATTCTGGCCCCAAAAAATGGTCTCTAACAAATATCCAAAAACCTCAAAGCTTATGAACTACTTTATCCTTTTATACATACAGTGAATAATTACTGAAAATGATTGACGCATCGGATTAAAGTTCCACAGCAACCTTGTCTAACTCAGATATAGTCCTAGCTCGAAGTCTCCGAGTTGAAGGGGGAGAAAATGTctcttccctctcctccctcttcctccacttgctcctctctctctctccaatcaaCTCCTATAAACACCTTTGTTTATTTCACTCcttaatttgtcattttcattcTGTCTGCAGAGACCTGGCATCAAGAGCAAAAGTAGTGACTGTtccaaatttttaaaactctttaaaagAATCCAAGACTACAAACCGGATCGTGTAAAGCAGTGCTTTTATACGGGGCTTAAAAAATAATCCCCCGCTAGAAATGGCGCACACGACTTTATCACACTTTTCCAAAAAACCCCACGACGATATGGGTACGGTGACCCACAGAATTCTCCTCGGGGCATTACAAGCCCCGTGTATATCGATACTGCTTACACCTGACGAGGGTTGACCCCAGCAGACTGTAAGATGGGTGAGCTTCAATAACAGAGGGTAAGCGTTGCTGGTTGTGGTGTGAAGTGCGTGAGCTGTGTACAGGTATAGTTGGGCTATGTCGGGAGAATCAAGGTGTGCAAAATGTTGGCAAATTCTAGATGTGTCTAAGAAAACGTTTATTGGTCAGAATTGGCAAACTTTTGGACTTTATTTGATCCTGTGTCAACAACAAGGCATTTTATGACGAGATTTTCGAATGGGAATCTCTAATTTAAATACAAACCTCTCAAAAACAGATCCACAACAGCCATGGTACCAAAATTTGGAATGCTCTCTTTGCCATACCTCACAAGATGAAAACACCTACTTTTCTAATTCATTCAGCTGAAGACTAAGATGTAAGATTGCTGTCTTCTAAATATTTGAACCATCACTCTGTCTTTGCCTTTGCAGTCCCCTGATCAGCGACACATATATTACTTTGCCGCCAGATATCTTCCACACTGTTGTAAACGACGAAAACTCTGTAAAGCAGctaaacgaagaaaaatatatccatgttgttattgtttattctcTCTTGATGAAATTGTTGCAAACTTGTATTTGAATTGTAATATTGCCTCCTTAACAATTGTGTGAGCTGTGGTCAGTTTCCCGCGATGTTAAGGGCCACATGGCCTAAGCAATAAAGTTCGTTTTTGTTTCGTTCAATTCCCTCTCCCCCCTCgcctccccctctctccctcactcccctCCAATCTGAAAGGTATTATTCGTATTTTCGCTGTTACACATTACAAATGGGTCCTGAGCTGTTTTCACTCACCTTactcatggatgtgtataggtgggttgctgtctgtctgccaagaccaacgctaaGCCTCTTGAGAaattctccgctgttagtctcggtgagcctaaacaaagaatgtgactaaaccggaagctttgtagtctcgtgcctcgttttagtagttaatctgaaatgtgaataaaccggaagcttttgtAGTCTCGTGGCTTCGTTTAGTAagttaagtggaaaaaaaatcgtctgccagcatcCAGTATTACAATTCGTACCTTACTCTTTGGTCACGTCAGGGGGGGGACCAGGAAGCAGGAACATCAACCACAAGCAGGGTGTAGTCTTGGAAGCTGGCCTGCTGGTCCCCAGAACTGCTTCCCCGACTAGctgcccctcctcctcctccactgaACCCCCAAGAATGCGGGCAAGAAAGTCGACGAAAGATAGGAGACGGTATTCAAACCCCCATGCTGCTGCGCGCGAAGCGTTCGTATGTGtactgcctgtgtgtgtgtgtctatgtgcctgtgtgcctgtgtgtgtgtgtgtgcgtgtgtgcgtgcaggacctcactccactccactgaCCTTCTGTGACGCAAGTTGTCGCTAAGACCCTGGCGGCATCCCAGAGAGTTCTCTACCTCCCGACCACACTCTGCCACACACACCTGAGTGACACCCGCCGCACGGTACGCTGTCCTGTTCATTTCTGGCTGAATTCACAGGTTCTCGACTGCGTTGGGTATGTAGGTGACGAGTTCTTACCTTTGTTTTACCTCCTTATCAAAGATAGCACTCACGACAAAACTCTAGTACTTTCTGTAAGCATGATGAACTCGACGCACACAGAACCCATTGTTAGATGACTCGCATACAGGGACTTaattgttaaatatatataatattccATTTGTTACTtagtttcataaaaatattgtatcttTAAAACTCGAATAGTTACCTTGAAAAGGTGTGTTCTCATTTAGAAGAGATATAGTTGGTATTTGGCCAAAGAGATAATTATGGTGTTGGTCCAATAGGTTTATGGACGAGATTGTGTTGGTCCGAGGGATATAATTTGATGATGGTTGCATAATAGATGCAACAGTAGTGCGATAAGCACATTGTCAAggaattaacattttcatatcGGCCCCAAAGATGTCAGAAGAGTATATTTAATGGCactatttattttgaaagcttttACCGTTGCGTAGCAATAGTTCTGTAGGCTCGTGAGCAAGACTGTACGTGATTACGCGCATGATAGGAGCGTACATATTCTACAATATATCAAACTATCCTCAGctgaacacaacaaaaaaagatCTTATCATACAGCTCTTTGCCGCCAATATCCCCGACCCTGTCCTAAACCCTGAATATGATGGCTTGTAGGTCAATGGCGGCACAGGGTGGGGTGCAAAATAGTGACGGATACGCGTCACGGTTGTTTGCCAGTGATAACAAACAACTGAACGATGGTGTTGAACAACTTTTGAAACAGGTACTCATGCACGTAACAGGAACAGTCGCTTCATACAAGAAAGAGTCTTacttcataaacaaaacaaaatgctttcagGTGTTCCATGTAACCTAATGTACGCAActtgtgaaaaaagaaaaaaaggagagtgtttaaatattagtttatgcaaaagaaaatttttattgtctaaTCGATCTGTCAAATCTATTGACTCGATTTATCAGTCCGTCTGTCGGACTGGCCGCTGTCAGAAAGCGGAAGTGTGTTTTTCCACGAGGTGTTATGAACCGTCATATAATATTGTATCTATATGATTATAGAAAGGGATTTGGGTTAGCTATACTTAGCCTCATGTACCGGCAAACTCTCTAAAAGATTACAAGGGACATTCTCTAGTTTGTTTTCTCAATGGGAAGTTCTCCCTGAATTTTGAATTACTTGCCTTAGGCCCTCTGAAATGTGTCAGCTTTGTAGGTATTTCACACTTTCTATACCTTTCGCAACTCGTCGTTTTCTCCTTTTCcccgttctttctctcttacttttCTCGGCTCTACATGAAGTTTGACTgttttttataaaatgcaaaCTTACTATTCCTCGCGGGTTTATAAAGCTATTATTCCCCTGCAAATCTCGTCAGGTCAAAGGCCACCCGAAGTTTGTCTCTAACCGTCCTATTATTTGTAACCCCATCGAGGGGACTGCACAACCATGGGTGTATGTGGGGGTCCCCAGTCTTCGTGCTCTCGAGGCAATGAGCCACTCAATGTGCTCAACATACCATGATTTGACAGCACAAAGTTCGTTTAACAGACAGATCACTTTAGAGGTAAACTCAGTATAGTTCATTCtttctatctctatctctctccgTATGTCTGTCTagctttcgttctttctttttaagatCTCTACGCTTTATTTTCAGGTGGCgtttcaaagttttatttatgttttcgtTTCGCTTTAGTCTTTACATGTCGAGGTAgcaataagaaatattttgaaaacaagatcCGTGCAGTCGATGAAGAAAAAGACTACATGTTTATTCTCTTCAGTCCTTTCTGGGGTCGACAGACAGTAATAATGCAGAgttggtgtccagtcacttaatccccagacacttcatccccgacacttcatccccgacacttcatcccctagacttttaatccccagacacttcatccccagacacttcatccccgacatttcatccccaacactcaagaacaattttcatatcatattgttgaaaaacattaaatttactagcttatatgaacttttaactaatgttgttgatgttcaaatgacgttgaagttaaaaagcatgatttgaatttgaatttcaattaaatttttcgctgacttcataatttttatagttaaggatttagtttagggattaagtgtctggggatgaagtgtctggggattaaaagtctaggggatgaagtgtcggggatgaagtgtcggggatgaagtgtctggggattaagtgactgggaaccgcaGAGTTCTACCATGTAGAGTGAGACTAGTCGGTCTTATCCCATAAAGACTttcaataaaagacaaacttgCTCCAAATGTTTTACTTACGTGCTATAAAACTATAGCTGCAGGCAACAGAGAAATCctgtaaaaatatacattttaaatatttctaaatttttcaagaaagcatccttatttttcaaaaaagatttGAGTAGTTTATATaggaacaataataaaaaatatatacttcaCAATTTGAATCGCTTATCTACACGTTTTTTAGTATAGATTAGTTGCTAAAGCACAGAGGATGATTCAATATTCAAATGAGTGAAATTCCATGTCATAGATAGTGGTACTCGGatgaatataatatttttccttcCATCGGGGATTTTAAAATGCCTTCGTCTCTTCAAGATTCTATCACCTCTTACCCATCACCCGTAGAGTTCATGGATATTTCTTGACCTATCGGGTGTTAAAAAAGGAGGTGAGTTGTTGATGGCGAAAGGGTGGAGAAGGTGGAAAggtgtgttttacgccgagccagcaacaaaggaGCCGAAAAAGGTGGAGTGTCACAAGTCGCAGGTTGTAACCTCTTCAGAAGTGTTGACAGAGGGAGGGAAGGGCAGTGGGGTGGCACAATAAGATCTTTTTACAGTTTAATAGCTGCACCGTCACTTTCCTAGACAAAGGTCTCCTTCGAGTCAGGTGTGGCGTCTCCAAGTGTATGAGATCGCTTTTGCTGGCGAGATTTTGCGAGGGTGTGATGGTGTCAAAACTTCACGCCTCAGAGAGCACAGAATACGGACTGCGGAGGAAATAACGCCTCCTGTCGCCGCCAGCCACTGGATCATCCTCGTGTAAATACcgaaaatatttattcattctctcagccccccccccctcccaacaATATATATTAGGCACAGCTCATTATCATCAGCTGTGCTGAACCGAGAGTCTGGGGCCCCAAGCACTCTACTCgaagatttgttgttgttttttttatgtggtagccatatttcatcatcatcatcatcaacatcgtcgtcgtcatcatcatcatcgtcttattattattaaggttgGGCTGCTGACGTAGGGGTGGCAACATGCTGGGAGGTGCCGGACAACTGCAGCGTGCAGTGCGTGCGTTGTGCATATAGCGGCGACTCCGGTCCAGCTGTGACGGGGCCGCAGGAGGTGGAGGACAGAAAGGTCAAGCCGTTTGAAGCTATACCTGGGCCGAAAGGCCTGCCCTACCTGGGCACATGCTGCAGTTCAGATACACCAAAACAGGTGCtcactcatttttttccttctgcatttttgaaattttgtttgtctttcgtTCATTTGTTCCTTCACTGTCTTCTTTCCTCATTTtgcattccccccccccccgctttTTTTTGATTCGTTCACTATGTGTATGTAGAATTAtgcaatttttacaaaaaattctgAATCTCCCTGGTCCCATTATTTTGGCAACGTCTTAGAGAAAAATTCTAAACTTAtcatgttgaccaaagttccaaCGTTCGCTCCCAAACCATCAGTTTCCTATGACCTTCGCACACAGCAAAGTTTTGGTAAACTTTATCAAACGTTCAAAACATTCGCCTTGTTAAGAAAGGTGTTTGTGCGCGGTCGTGACGGGTGGTGTGGCTGTTTGTGGGTGCAGGTGAGCACAACCGTGCGCGGCTGAAGGACGTGCTGACCGAGCGGTACCGGAAGTACGGCGGTATGGTCTGCGAGCGCATCGCCGGCCGCACCACCTTGTTCGTCTTTGACCCCGAGAACGTACGCGAGGTGTACCAGGAGGAGGGCAAGTGGCCCCTCATCGACCCCCTGGTGGAGACGACCCAGATGTACAGGCGGCAGAAGAAGCATTCGCCTGGCATGGGAAACACGTAAAAAAACAGTTGTTAGGGCTTTTGTGAAAGGTTGGGATATGGCGAGGGCGACATCTTTAGTTTAACGGGCAAGTAAGGGGAACCCCTAATTCTGCCCACCATCTTGTGCAGACTGGGGAAGCATCTAGGTGCAGTTCTCTATCCAGAAGGTACATGCTTATGAGTTTTGTACATCGCGGTTGTTTTAAACCTGCTGGTGGTAATTAGTTCACCCAAACACCTGCCTGTTTAACAGAAATGGAGAGGAGTGGTACCGTATCCGGCGAGGCGCTCACTACCTGATGTTGGTACCTCGAGAAGTCGCCGCTTACTTGCCCTTGGTCGATGATGTAGCCACTGCTTTCACCAATCATCTTGATAACATCAGAGACGACCAAGGACGTGTCTCACGACTAGATGTAGAAGTGTCGAAATGGAACTTGGAAAGTGAGTTCTTGCTTTGATATGAACGGACTTGTAAAGTTTAACATCGAGCTTTGCTTGTCTAACGGGTTGGTTGATAGTTCCTTGGATGGTGGGAGAGATACGAGCCTAATAATTTAAGTTTTATTATGCATGCAATGTAGAttctatatgtatatgtgttgaAGGGGCACTGCCATACAAAAGGGAGTGATAAGGTGGGATGAGGTGGGAGAAAGTAGGTTTGTATGGAAGAGAGGATGTTGTAGGCTCGTGTGTGGATGGtcacaagatatatttatatttgggTTACACACCTGTAAGTCTTACCTGTCGTCTTAAGTGCTGAGAAATACAGCACATTGATaaagttggggtttttttttttccttgaaatcTTGTACAGCGGCCGCCATGATAGCATTCGATGACCGGAAGCACTTCTTCAACACAGCCGCTCACCTCTGGCAGACGCTGGATAGAGGCCAATGACGTCATCATGCAGTTGTCAGGTAGGCTTCAGTTTGCGTTGCCATGGCACCAACTGGGTGGCCACGCCATTGGAAAAGGCTCATGGAGGCGGAGGAGTTTCTGACGAGGTATGGGCCAGTGATGCAAAAGTCACGAACAATGAAACAACAAGCAAAAAGGTCACACATAGTCACACATGCTCACTTCTTCAAAACGTAATCGAAGTTTTACTGTATCTTTTGCTTCAGTttattttgctcatttttttatttttttatttttttgtggttcggggggggggggggggggggttaattTCTTTATGCTTCCTCTATTCTCACGTGTAATCTCCTTTGTTAAGATTGGGTTGACAGCGGATGGAGGTGGAGAGATCGTTTTCTGGAGTATTTTGAAAAGGTTGTGACATTTATACGATGCAATTTCGCCAAGCCAGAGACCACTGTCCTTACACTTACTGCCATATAGActacaataatatatacacatattctCCTCCTATTTTCTCCTGGAATTTATGGTGAGTGCAGCCCCAATGTCCACCCTCCATCTGTACCACAcaatgggtggttttcacgtgacgtcatcagtttttgcgagctgcttcagcggccatttttcctcccctcttaaagcagtggttactgaagcttgctggcaactgatcggttatcatggtcgtctgcggtataaaaggatgcggaaacaagccctgcagtaaacgaaatgttcctctagatgtatcttttcataagatacccaaaattattttgaaccaaggcgacgaaacaagaaaacttacagaagaacgacgtcgtctgctttaccgagaggatattacaacagaagagaagtggaacaaaatagttatctgttcgaaacactttgttggcggtaagaaccagacgctttccaaattgctaaagtatttaacattgtttctgcatgttgtacacattgtgataaatattttcttcattgtaggttggtgacagttcacgtgatttgagtgaacatcaaaacaagaactttcattatgcatgaccacgactaataaactatagcttatagagagagaggataaaaatgttatttctactccattatttttctttttagacgtgtacttggtttattttgtttcagtgctgattattattatttttggtagttaatatcacaaagatgtaatttatggtgtgtttttattcttgtgtctaggaaagccagcatagTGTGAATTTCCGGAATAGCCCTTcgtggcttcccactctacacttgggacatgagcgatcaagtacttgctcagaagctgagacttcgaaaaacaggtatttgaggcttgtgtctcgcaatAAGTAATGCATCCGTCCTACTCTaaatactgcaagcaagaagcgaaaatcaatcagcagtgaggcaagccaggaagaaaattaatcaaatca
Protein-coding regions in this window:
- the LOC112572064 gene encoding probable cytochrome P450 CYP44 — encoded protein: MVCERIAGRTTLFVFDPENVREVYQEEGKWPLIDPLVETTQMYRRQKKHSPGMGNTNGEEWYRIRRGAHYLMLVPREVAAYLPLVDDVATAFTNHLDNIRDDQGRVSRLDVEVSKWNLETAAMIAFDDRKHFFNTAAHLWQTLDRGQ